A stretch of Corallococcus macrosporus DNA encodes these proteins:
- a CDS encoding fatty acyl-AMP ligase encodes MKGPPLPALKHATVNAMLKATAHTSLGLVFVDAAEHETSLPWSQVYRRAKRAAAGLARLGVRPGDRVALLLPTSPAFMDAYFGALLAGAVPVPLYPPVRLGRLDEYHRSTARMLQLTGAVVVLTDTRVRLLLGPSMAQARPRLGCHTVDAVLHGDEDLEVEVGSDALGLIQFSSGSTVEPKPVALTHGALVAQVAALEAAMPVAAGVTPVGVSWLPLYHDMGLIGCVLSALYYPGSLVLIPPETFLVKPALWLRALSRHRGFVSPAPNFAYGLCLKRVKDADMQGVDLSGWLHALNGAEPVSADTLRRFAERFEKWGFSARALRPVYGLSEASLAVTFPPAGRGPRELGVDPEVLAREGQARDGTRTLVSVGGPVAGFEVQVRGEDGAVLPERKVGRVFTKGPSVMRGYFEDAEATARALVGEGWLDTGDLGFSADGELYLTGRAKDLVIIRGANHAPQAFEEPLGKVDGVRTGCAVALGFTPEGSEDEALLILAERAERGADVASVEADIRAAVVEATGVQPHTVKLLEPGTLPRTSSGKLRRSEALRRYLSGELSAPKKVGAVGLAVEMAKSALAMVRAEHDS; translated from the coding sequence GTGAAGGGGCCGCCCCTGCCGGCGCTGAAGCACGCCACGGTGAACGCGATGCTGAAGGCGACGGCGCATACGTCGCTGGGGCTGGTGTTCGTGGACGCCGCCGAGCACGAGACATCCCTGCCGTGGTCCCAGGTCTACCGGCGGGCGAAGCGCGCGGCGGCGGGGCTGGCGCGGCTGGGCGTGCGTCCGGGGGACCGGGTGGCGCTGCTGCTGCCCACGTCGCCCGCGTTCATGGACGCGTACTTCGGCGCGCTTCTGGCGGGCGCGGTGCCGGTGCCGCTGTATCCGCCGGTGCGGCTGGGGCGGCTGGACGAGTACCACCGCTCCACGGCGCGGATGCTCCAGTTGACGGGCGCGGTGGTGGTGCTGACGGACACGCGCGTGCGGCTGCTCCTGGGCCCGAGCATGGCGCAGGCGCGCCCCCGGCTGGGCTGTCACACGGTGGACGCGGTGCTGCACGGCGACGAGGACCTGGAGGTGGAGGTGGGGTCCGACGCGCTGGGGCTCATCCAGTTCTCCTCCGGTTCGACGGTGGAGCCGAAGCCGGTGGCGCTGACGCACGGGGCGCTGGTGGCGCAGGTGGCGGCGCTGGAGGCGGCGATGCCGGTGGCCGCGGGCGTGACGCCGGTGGGCGTGAGCTGGCTGCCGCTGTACCACGACATGGGGCTCATCGGCTGTGTGCTCTCGGCGCTGTACTACCCGGGCAGCCTGGTGCTGATTCCGCCGGAGACGTTCCTGGTGAAGCCGGCGCTGTGGCTGCGAGCGCTGTCACGGCACCGGGGCTTCGTGTCGCCCGCGCCGAACTTCGCGTACGGCTTGTGCTTGAAGCGGGTGAAGGACGCGGACATGCAGGGCGTGGACCTGTCCGGGTGGCTGCACGCGCTGAACGGCGCGGAGCCGGTGTCCGCGGACACGCTGCGCCGCTTCGCGGAGCGGTTCGAGAAGTGGGGCTTCTCCGCTCGGGCGCTGCGGCCGGTGTATGGCTTGTCGGAGGCGTCGTTGGCGGTGACGTTCCCGCCTGCGGGCCGGGGCCCGCGCGAGCTGGGCGTGGATCCGGAAGTGCTGGCGCGAGAGGGACAGGCGCGCGACGGGACGCGGACGCTGGTGAGCGTGGGCGGGCCGGTCGCGGGCTTCGAGGTGCAGGTGCGAGGCGAGGACGGCGCGGTGTTGCCGGAGCGCAAGGTGGGGCGCGTGTTCACGAAGGGGCCATCTGTGATGCGCGGCTACTTCGAGGACGCGGAAGCAACGGCGCGAGCGCTGGTGGGCGAGGGCTGGCTGGACACGGGGGACCTGGGTTTCAGCGCGGACGGCGAGCTGTACCTGACGGGCCGAGCGAAGGACCTGGTCATCATCCGGGGCGCGAACCACGCGCCGCAGGCCTTCGAGGAGCCGCTGGGCAAGGTGGACGGAGTGCGCACGGGCTGCGCGGTGGCGCTGGGCTTCACGCCGGAGGGCAGCGAGGACGAAGCGCTGCTGATCCTCGCGGAGCGAGCGGAGCGGGGCGCGGACGTGGCCTCGGTGGAAGCGGACATCCGAGCGGCGGTGGTGGAGGCGACAGGCGTGCAGCCGCACACGGTGAAGCTGCTGGAGCCGGGAACGTTGCCGCGCACCTCCAGCGGCAAGCTGCGAAGGAGCGAGGCGTTGCGGCGCTACCTCTCCGGAGAGCTGTCAGCGCCAAAGAAGGTAGGCGCTGTGGGGCTCGCGGTGGAGATGGCGAAGAGCGCCCTGGCGATGGTTCGCGCGGAGCACGACTCGTGA
- a CDS encoding FAD-dependent monooxygenase — protein MKRHDVVVVGGGPAGLAVAITAARRGLDTVVLERASTPVDKACGEGLMPSGLAALERLGALSHLDMRDSSPFVGIRYVQEDGSTAEGKLPAPGGLGVRRLALSQALSSRAREVGVDLRENSHAVSHVRTPDGVTLETPTGPVSARFLVAADGLNSPLRKAEGLDVEREVLRRYGLRRHFRRVPWTPYVEVHFASGVEAYVTPAGAERVGIAFLWEDGTVEGRVGFDALLERFPRLVEQLNGAEPDSQPRGAGPLARVVRTRIADRFALVGDAAGYVDAVTGEGLTLAFACAESLGALLPDALAKGAGRDTLLPYERTFQQVFRKYAWTTQGLLMLARRPRLRRPVVRLLGRAPWLFERILAAVVS, from the coding sequence GTGAAGCGTCACGACGTGGTCGTGGTGGGCGGAGGTCCTGCCGGGCTCGCGGTGGCCATCACGGCGGCCAGGCGTGGGCTGGACACGGTCGTGCTGGAGCGTGCGTCCACGCCCGTGGACAAGGCGTGCGGTGAAGGGCTGATGCCTTCGGGCCTCGCGGCGCTGGAGCGGCTGGGTGCGCTGTCGCACCTGGACATGCGCGACAGCTCTCCGTTCGTGGGCATCCGCTACGTCCAGGAGGACGGCAGCACGGCGGAAGGGAAGCTGCCCGCGCCCGGTGGGCTCGGTGTCCGCAGGCTGGCCCTGTCCCAGGCGCTGTCTTCCCGCGCTCGCGAAGTGGGCGTGGACCTGCGCGAGAACTCGCACGCCGTGTCGCACGTGCGCACCCCAGACGGCGTGACGCTGGAGACGCCCACGGGCCCGGTGTCCGCGCGGTTCCTCGTCGCGGCGGACGGTCTGAACTCACCGCTGCGCAAGGCCGAGGGCCTGGACGTGGAGCGGGAGGTCCTTCGGCGCTATGGCCTGCGGCGCCACTTCCGCCGAGTGCCCTGGACTCCCTACGTGGAGGTGCACTTCGCCTCGGGCGTCGAAGCCTACGTAACGCCCGCCGGAGCAGAGCGCGTGGGCATCGCGTTCCTCTGGGAGGACGGCACCGTGGAGGGCCGCGTGGGCTTCGACGCGCTCCTGGAGCGCTTCCCCCGCCTGGTGGAACAGCTCAACGGCGCGGAGCCGGACTCCCAGCCGCGTGGCGCCGGTCCCCTGGCTCGCGTGGTCCGCACTCGCATCGCGGATCGCTTCGCCCTGGTAGGCGACGCCGCGGGCTACGTGGACGCGGTGACAGGGGAAGGGCTCACGCTCGCCTTCGCCTGCGCGGAGTCCCTGGGCGCGCTGCTCCCGGACGCCCTGGCGAAAGGCGCGGGCCGCGACACGCTGCTGCCCTACGAGCGCACCTTCCAGCAGGTGTTCCGCAAGTACGCCTGGACCACGCAGGGCCTGTTGATGCTCGCACGCCGCCCGCGCCTGCGCAGGCCCGTGGTCCGCCTGCTGGGCCGGGCCCCCTGGCTCTTCGAGCGCATCCTCGCCGCCGTGGTGAGCTGA
- a CDS encoding ATP-grasp domain-containing protein: MHWIVQNNLFNEQGFHTLVDVLAHGSIPHTLVKVIPFGGGIEPAVQPSGPVVVMGSLSLTLYARQQGWTPGAFINDQFDFRVWRQHLGPHLLNARATVHRFADVPEQPGPFFIRPCLDDKAFSGMITSWDAFSTWREQVLKLDTYATVTADTPVAVSAPVHIQREYRMVVVDGQVITGSLYKLGDRVVASPQVEPEVQAFAQRMAETWGPDRAYALDVFMHDGGLYIGEFNNLNSAGFYAYDVGKMVAAVEAMRF, translated from the coding sequence ATGCACTGGATCGTCCAGAACAACCTCTTCAACGAGCAGGGCTTCCACACGCTGGTGGACGTCCTGGCGCACGGCTCCATCCCGCACACCCTGGTCAAGGTCATCCCATTCGGCGGCGGCATCGAGCCCGCGGTGCAGCCGTCGGGCCCCGTCGTCGTGATGGGCTCGCTCTCCCTGACGCTGTACGCGCGCCAGCAGGGCTGGACTCCCGGCGCCTTCATCAATGATCAGTTCGACTTCCGCGTCTGGCGCCAGCACCTGGGCCCGCACCTGCTGAACGCCCGTGCGACCGTGCACCGGTTCGCGGACGTGCCGGAGCAGCCGGGGCCCTTCTTCATCCGCCCGTGCCTGGACGACAAGGCCTTCTCCGGGATGATCACGTCCTGGGACGCGTTCTCGACCTGGCGCGAGCAGGTCCTGAAGCTCGACACGTACGCGACGGTCACCGCCGACACGCCGGTGGCCGTGAGCGCGCCCGTGCACATCCAGCGCGAGTACCGCATGGTCGTCGTGGACGGCCAGGTCATCACCGGCTCGCTCTACAAGCTGGGGGACCGCGTGGTGGCCTCGCCCCAGGTGGAGCCGGAGGTCCAGGCCTTCGCGCAGCGCATGGCGGAGACGTGGGGCCCGGACCGCGCGTACGCGCTGGACGTCTTCATGCACGACGGCGGGCTGTACATCGGGGAGTTCAACAACCTGAACTCGGCCGGCTTCTACGCCTACGACGTCGGCAAGATGGTGGCCGCCGTGGAGGCCATGCGGTTCTGA
- a CDS encoding gamma-glutamylcyclotransferase produces MAPGPAASRPWFAFSLDLAPAAASRHLHGLPPVPDFPEGELAEALDVDVVYDVHVPNWGGRVARLVEAPGHRLSGRLRPVATESWPVLARLETALALATEEVPVKVRTASGTVVDAHAFTPAARNTSTQGPVSEAFLITLAVAAERARLPAAVVEKLQAEARIVHAVQHAPTASKSGIK; encoded by the coding sequence ATGGCACCTGGCCCCGCGGCTTCGCGTCCCTGGTTCGCGTTCTCCCTCGACCTGGCCCCGGCCGCGGCGAGCCGGCACCTGCACGGCCTGCCCCCCGTCCCCGACTTCCCCGAGGGCGAGCTCGCCGAGGCCCTGGACGTGGACGTCGTCTACGACGTGCACGTGCCCAACTGGGGCGGCCGGGTCGCACGCCTCGTGGAGGCCCCCGGACACCGGCTGTCCGGGCGCCTGCGCCCCGTCGCCACCGAGTCCTGGCCCGTCCTCGCCCGCCTGGAGACCGCGCTCGCCCTGGCCACCGAGGAGGTCCCCGTGAAGGTGCGCACCGCCTCCGGCACCGTGGTGGACGCCCACGCCTTCACCCCCGCCGCGCGCAACACCTCCACGCAGGGGCCCGTCAGCGAGGCCTTCCTGATCACCCTCGCCGTCGCTGCCGAGCGCGCTCGCCTGCCTGCCGCCGTCGTCGAAAAACTCCAGGCCGAGGCCCGCATCGTCCACGCCGTCCAGCACGCCCCCACCGCGTCCAAGTCCGGCATTAAGTGA
- a CDS encoding DNA/RNA non-specific endonuclease, with product MSLRIPTGVSTPRLTPANAPAAAPANTAVPAGADLPTSAPAANVVAPTGGSWKRSATKEVAISDLQQKFGWTDESWQGRLLHAADEGADGTRSQNGQVSAAELEAYLSAPTDAQFLTSTALQQQRTALDAKLAGGAQSAKVDSFESPWQQSVAKRADLLGGNGDGQLSADELTAYINASKANQAKGTGTAANTQWVPDQQMAAFQSRVAEVAGEVDPLQGVGAQGATPGLNMVKEYSRTLMDTDKNVPTFVSYLLSAADVKETPADVSRLESTFVRDPELKQGGVVDSDYNNTGFDRGHMKAAEDSPTQAAMDESHYMSNIAPQHGNHNQQVWRTLERGVSELVKETGGKAYIVTGNLYLDDKGKPLPPESLQTTGSKEDRRIAVPTHNFKTVLLELPNGNLTMFAYMVPNLKDGPSKKEDILPLLQESRVPVDQLEGLLGQDLYAQLPESVQAKLEKDTSAAGVFQQQSLYESATLLRAP from the coding sequence ATGTCGCTGCGAATCCCGACCGGAGTCTCCACTCCGCGCCTCACGCCCGCGAATGCCCCCGCCGCCGCGCCCGCGAACACCGCGGTGCCCGCCGGGGCGGACCTCCCCACCAGCGCACCCGCCGCCAACGTCGTGGCGCCCACGGGCGGAAGCTGGAAGCGCTCCGCCACCAAGGAGGTGGCCATCTCCGACCTCCAGCAGAAGTTCGGCTGGACGGATGAGAGCTGGCAGGGGCGCCTGCTGCACGCGGCGGACGAAGGCGCCGACGGGACCCGTTCCCAGAACGGCCAGGTGTCCGCGGCGGAGCTGGAGGCGTACCTCTCCGCGCCCACTGACGCGCAGTTCCTCACGTCCACGGCGCTCCAGCAGCAGCGCACGGCGCTCGACGCGAAGCTCGCCGGGGGCGCGCAGTCCGCCAAGGTGGACAGCTTCGAGAGCCCCTGGCAGCAGTCGGTGGCGAAGCGCGCGGACCTGCTGGGCGGCAACGGCGACGGGCAGCTCTCCGCGGACGAGCTGACGGCGTACATCAACGCGTCCAAGGCGAACCAGGCCAAGGGCACGGGCACCGCCGCGAACACGCAGTGGGTGCCGGATCAGCAGATGGCCGCCTTCCAGAGCCGCGTGGCGGAGGTCGCGGGAGAGGTGGACCCGCTCCAGGGCGTGGGCGCGCAGGGCGCGACGCCCGGGCTGAACATGGTGAAGGAGTACTCGCGCACGCTGATGGACACGGACAAGAACGTGCCCACGTTCGTGAGCTACCTGCTGTCCGCGGCGGACGTGAAGGAGACGCCCGCGGACGTCAGCCGGCTGGAGAGCACCTTCGTGCGCGACCCGGAGCTGAAGCAGGGCGGCGTGGTGGACTCCGACTACAACAACACCGGCTTCGACCGGGGACACATGAAGGCGGCCGAGGACTCGCCCACGCAGGCGGCGATGGACGAGAGCCACTACATGAGCAACATCGCGCCCCAGCACGGCAACCACAACCAGCAGGTGTGGCGCACGCTGGAGCGCGGCGTGTCCGAGCTGGTGAAGGAGACCGGCGGCAAGGCCTACATCGTCACGGGCAACCTGTACCTGGACGACAAGGGCAAGCCGCTGCCGCCCGAGTCCCTCCAGACGACGGGCTCGAAGGAAGACCGGCGCATCGCGGTCCCCACGCACAACTTCAAGACGGTGCTGCTGGAGCTGCCCAACGGCAACCTGACGATGTTCGCGTACATGGTGCCGAACCTGAAGGACGGCCCCTCCAAGAAGGAGGACATCCTCCCGCTGCTCCAGGAGTCGCGCGTGCCGGTGGACCAGCTGGAAGGGCTGCTGGGCCAGGACCTCTACGCGCAGCTTCCCGAGAGCGTGCAAGCGAAGCTGGAGAAGGACACCTCCGCCGCGGGCGTCTTCCAGCAGCAGAGCCTCTACGAGTCCGCGACGCTGCTGCGCGCGCCCTGA
- a CDS encoding RibD family protein — protein MKPHVICHMISSIDGRIVVKHWPDQQTMRGEYERTADTFDADAWMCGRITMEDFAAEGDVPKPAPAAPLPRTDFVARKDAVSYAIALDAHGKLSWESGAIDDDHLVVVLTESVPDAHLAHLRERGVSYVFGGKQDIDFARVLKTLGDTFGIKTVLLEGGGGINGSFLAAGLIDEVSLLVHPTADGLPGTPTLFDRPQGATGMGAALELTHVERRDAGIVWLRYRVRR, from the coding sequence ATGAAGCCCCACGTCATCTGTCACATGATCTCGTCCATCGACGGGCGCATCGTCGTCAAGCACTGGCCGGATCAACAGACGATGCGCGGTGAATACGAGCGCACCGCCGACACCTTCGACGCGGACGCGTGGATGTGCGGCCGCATCACCATGGAGGACTTCGCCGCGGAAGGGGACGTGCCCAAGCCGGCTCCCGCGGCGCCCCTGCCCCGCACGGACTTCGTCGCTCGCAAGGACGCGGTGTCCTACGCCATCGCCCTGGATGCCCACGGCAAGCTGAGCTGGGAGTCCGGCGCCATCGACGACGACCACCTCGTCGTCGTGCTCACCGAGTCCGTCCCCGACGCGCACCTGGCCCACCTGCGCGAGCGCGGCGTCTCCTATGTCTTCGGCGGCAAGCAGGACATCGACTTCGCCCGCGTGCTGAAGACGCTCGGCGACACCTTCGGCATCAAGACCGTGCTGCTGGAGGGCGGCGGTGGCATCAACGGCTCGTTCCTCGCCGCGGGCCTCATCGACGAGGTGAGCCTCCTCGTGCACCCCACCGCCGACGGCCTGCCCGGCACGCCCACCCTGTTCGACCGGCCCCAGGGCGCCACCGGCATGGGCGCCGCGCTGGAGCTCACCCACGTGGAGCGCCGGGACGCCGGCATCGTGTGGCTCAGGTACCGCGTGCGCCGCTGA
- a CDS encoding NIPSNAP family protein, protein MPSQSACCSVLELRQYTLRPGQRDVLLSLFDRAFVDSQEATGMHVIGQFRDEDRPDRFVWMRGFRDMASRREALGAFYGGPVWKEHRDAANATMLDSDNVLLLRPVRPDAGLVHPCTPRPPPGTDARPDSRVEVTLCYLKAPADDALVASFKQHVHPLLPELGAAPKALFQTEPAENTFPALPVRTGEHVFAWLTVFPDAAHHREHLRRRAASKAWAQPLQPWLRAPLEHLTLSPTARSELR, encoded by the coding sequence ATGCCGTCACAGTCCGCCTGCTGCTCGGTCCTCGAGCTGCGCCAGTACACGCTGCGCCCCGGGCAACGTGACGTCCTCCTCTCGCTCTTCGACCGGGCCTTCGTCGATTCGCAGGAAGCCACCGGGATGCACGTCATCGGTCAGTTCCGCGACGAGGACCGGCCGGACCGGTTCGTCTGGATGCGAGGCTTCCGCGACATGGCGTCACGACGCGAGGCCCTGGGCGCGTTCTACGGCGGCCCGGTGTGGAAGGAGCACCGCGACGCCGCGAACGCGACCATGCTGGACTCCGACAACGTCCTCCTCCTGCGCCCCGTGCGGCCGGACGCAGGGCTCGTGCATCCCTGCACGCCTCGGCCACCGCCCGGCACGGACGCGCGCCCGGACTCCCGGGTGGAGGTGACGCTCTGCTACCTGAAGGCCCCCGCCGATGACGCCCTCGTGGCCTCCTTCAAGCAGCACGTGCACCCGCTGCTCCCGGAGCTGGGCGCCGCACCGAAGGCCCTGTTCCAGACCGAGCCCGCGGAGAACACCTTCCCTGCCCTGCCCGTGCGCACGGGCGAACACGTCTTCGCCTGGCTCACCGTCTTCCCGGACGCCGCACATCACCGCGAGCACCTTCGACGCCGGGCCGCATCGAAAGCCTGGGCGCAGCCGCTCCAGCCATGGCTGCGCGCACCGCTTGAACACCTGACGCTGTCCCCCACCGCGCGCTCCGAGCTGCGCTGA
- a CDS encoding PLP-dependent aminotransferase family protein, producing the protein MKTSTGVASSLLLRLDSRSPTPLHEQLFEGLRARILAGALAPGLRIPSSRQLATELDVARSTVLQALDALTAEGYLVASAGSCTRVAPELPLLTGDWSLAPRRSRESWLPEAAEKQGRGASARSAVHVSRSGDRDQGFMPRVLWRPRLAASVRALKPAPVGAPRLGSAPRAFRPGVPALDLFPTALWARTVSRVHARASTGLLDGGDPSGHAPLREAIATHVSSSRGVRCVAEQVFVTAGTQQAFDEILRLALDPGDSVWVEDPGYPGARRAVLAAGGRPVPVPVDSEGIDVGTGIARAPRARVALVAPSHQYPLGVTLSLARRMALLQWAGRTRSLIIEDDYDSEFRHRGRPLTALQGLDDAGCVVYVGTFSKSMFPGLRLGFFIAPPSLVDVFSAARAAASAPASALEQAALAVFLAEGHFARHLRRMRAAYRERGEALLDALRADCSGVLTPRPCDTGMQVCASLAAPLSDLRVRDEAARNGVEVAALSDYFLGRRRESGLVFGFGGVRPDALRAGTRTLAQVLDLTSLPGPGPSTMAP; encoded by the coding sequence TTGAAGACCTCCACCGGCGTCGCGTCCTCGCTCCTGCTGCGGCTCGATTCCCGGAGCCCCACGCCGCTCCACGAGCAGCTCTTCGAAGGCCTCCGAGCAAGGATCCTCGCGGGAGCATTGGCGCCCGGGCTGCGGATTCCGTCCTCCCGTCAGCTGGCCACCGAACTGGACGTGGCCCGCAGCACCGTCCTCCAGGCACTGGATGCGCTCACGGCGGAGGGCTACCTCGTGGCGAGCGCCGGCTCCTGCACGCGAGTCGCGCCCGAGCTGCCCCTGCTCACCGGAGATTGGAGCCTGGCTCCCCGGCGCTCCCGTGAGTCCTGGCTCCCTGAGGCCGCGGAGAAACAGGGGCGCGGTGCATCGGCCCGGTCCGCCGTGCATGTCTCGCGCTCCGGGGACCGGGATCAAGGGTTCATGCCCCGTGTCCTGTGGAGGCCACGGCTTGCTGCCTCCGTGCGGGCGCTGAAGCCGGCGCCTGTGGGTGCTCCGCGACTGGGTTCGGCGCCTCGCGCGTTCCGGCCTGGTGTGCCCGCGCTCGACCTGTTCCCCACCGCGCTCTGGGCCCGTACGGTGTCTCGCGTCCATGCTCGTGCGAGCACGGGGCTGCTCGATGGCGGTGACCCTTCGGGCCATGCGCCGCTGCGCGAAGCCATCGCCACCCATGTGTCCTCTTCGCGGGGTGTGCGCTGTGTCGCGGAGCAGGTCTTCGTCACCGCGGGCACCCAACAGGCCTTCGATGAAATCCTCCGGCTCGCGCTCGACCCGGGGGACTCCGTCTGGGTGGAGGACCCGGGCTATCCCGGTGCCCGTCGCGCCGTGCTCGCCGCGGGCGGCCGCCCCGTGCCCGTCCCCGTGGACTCGGAGGGGATTGATGTGGGAACGGGCATCGCTCGTGCTCCCAGGGCCCGTGTCGCGCTGGTGGCTCCTTCGCACCAGTACCCCCTGGGCGTCACGCTGAGCCTGGCGCGGCGGATGGCGCTGCTCCAGTGGGCCGGACGCACCCGCTCGCTGATCATCGAGGACGACTACGACAGCGAGTTCCGCCACCGGGGCCGCCCCCTCACCGCGCTCCAGGGGCTCGATGATGCCGGCTGCGTGGTCTACGTGGGCACGTTCAGCAAGTCGATGTTCCCCGGCCTGCGCCTGGGCTTCTTCATCGCGCCGCCCTCGTTGGTGGACGTCTTCTCCGCCGCTCGCGCCGCCGCGTCCGCGCCGGCCTCCGCGCTGGAGCAGGCCGCGCTCGCCGTGTTCCTCGCGGAGGGACACTTCGCTCGCCACCTGCGCCGCATGCGCGCGGCCTACCGTGAACGCGGCGAAGCCCTGCTCGACGCTTTGCGTGCTGACTGCTCGGGCGTCCTCACGCCCCGCCCCTGTGACACCGGCATGCAGGTGTGCGCATCGCTCGCGGCGCCGCTGTCCGACCTGCGCGTCCGCGATGAAGCGGCACGCAACGGCGTGGAGGTCGCCGCCCTGTCGGACTACTTCCTCGGACGGCGCCGCGAGTCCGGCCTCGTGTTCGGCTTCGGCGGTGTGCGCCCGGATGCCCTCCGCGCCGGGACGCGCACCCTGGCCCAGGTGCTCGACCTGACATCCCTTCCCGGGCCCGGGCCGTCTACGATGGCGCCATGA
- a CDS encoding MBL fold metallo-hydrolase, whose amino-acid sequence MRLDHRHQVTRLWPALALSLFTGCFAGTVHRGPVTDHFDGESFQNIGDAPKLSPLTLIAAVMEEKRGPWRDSAEEPPGPKPPERVGPGRLRVTFIGHATVLLQADGVNVLTDPIYSERASPVSFVGPKRVRPPGIRFEDLPPIDVVVVSHNHYDHMDLPTLRRLEAAHHPLFVVGLGNRELLRDEGFQRVEELDWWQAAKDGPPGLRVWAVPAQHRSNRGLTDQEETLWAGYVLETSGGPVLFAGDTGLGPHFDRIAERFGPMRLSVLPIGAFRPRVLHPVHMGPEDALQAHRVLRSSTSVAMHYGTFPMAWDGQDEAKYLLLRLLLREEVRPRFWALGFGEGRDVAPLAPADDGRADAGR is encoded by the coding sequence ATGCGACTGGACCATCGTCATCAAGTGACGCGGCTGTGGCCCGCGCTGGCCCTGTCGCTGTTCACGGGCTGCTTCGCCGGCACCGTGCACCGCGGCCCGGTGACGGACCACTTCGACGGCGAGTCGTTCCAGAACATCGGCGACGCGCCAAAGCTGTCCCCGCTCACGCTGATCGCCGCCGTGATGGAGGAGAAGCGCGGCCCGTGGCGCGACTCCGCGGAGGAGCCGCCCGGCCCGAAGCCGCCCGAGCGCGTGGGCCCGGGACGGCTGCGCGTGACCTTCATCGGCCACGCCACGGTGCTGCTCCAGGCGGACGGCGTGAACGTGCTGACGGACCCCATCTACTCGGAGCGGGCGAGCCCCGTGTCCTTCGTGGGCCCCAAGCGCGTGCGCCCCCCGGGCATCCGCTTCGAGGACCTGCCGCCCATCGACGTCGTGGTGGTGAGCCACAACCACTACGACCACATGGACCTGCCCACGCTGCGGCGGCTGGAGGCCGCGCACCACCCGCTCTTCGTCGTGGGCCTGGGCAACCGCGAGCTGCTGCGGGACGAGGGCTTCCAGCGCGTGGAGGAGCTGGACTGGTGGCAGGCCGCGAAGGACGGGCCGCCGGGGCTGAGGGTGTGGGCCGTGCCCGCGCAGCACCGCTCGAACCGCGGGCTGACGGACCAGGAGGAGACGCTATGGGCGGGCTACGTGCTGGAGACGTCCGGCGGGCCGGTGCTCTTCGCGGGCGACACGGGGCTGGGGCCGCACTTCGACCGCATCGCGGAGCGCTTCGGGCCCATGCGTCTGTCGGTGCTGCCCATCGGCGCGTTCCGTCCGCGCGTCCTGCACCCGGTGCACATGGGGCCGGAGGACGCGCTCCAGGCGCACCGCGTGCTGCGCTCGAGCACGTCGGTGGCGATGCACTACGGCACCTTCCCCATGGCGTGGGACGGCCAGGACGAAGCGAAGTACCTGCTCCTGCGGCTGCTGCTGAGGGAGGAGGTGCGGCCGCGCTTCTGGGCGCTCGGCTTCGGCGAGGGGCGGGACGTGGCACCGCTGGCGCCGGCGGATGACGGGCGGGCCGATGCCGGACGCTGA
- a CDS encoding Uma2 family endonuclease, translating to MPEGVVGEIIDGTLYTHARPRAGHGHFEYKLHRELDDILQLSGEEPGGWWIMSEPGIRVGGSPEFIPDLAGWRRERVPLMPQGQWTDVPDWACEILSPSTRAYDTRIKRPFYARIGIKHLWFVDLDARTLTVSELREGRWMEMGVYSEEDDLIRAPPFEERDLRLGWLWKSIPPPG from the coding sequence TTGCCCGAGGGCGTGGTGGGCGAGATCATCGACGGGACGTTGTACACGCATGCGCGGCCCCGGGCCGGGCATGGGCACTTCGAATACAAGCTTCACCGCGAACTGGATGACATCCTCCAGTTGAGCGGAGAGGAACCGGGCGGCTGGTGGATCATGAGCGAGCCCGGCATCCGGGTCGGCGGCTCTCCGGAGTTCATCCCGGACCTCGCGGGCTGGCGGCGCGAACGGGTGCCCCTGATGCCCCAAGGCCAGTGGACGGATGTTCCCGACTGGGCGTGCGAAATCCTGTCGCCGTCCACGCGGGCCTACGACACGCGCATCAAGCGTCCGTTCTACGCACGCATCGGCATCAAGCACCTGTGGTTCGTGGACCTGGACGCGCGCACGCTCACCGTGAGCGAGCTGCGGGAGGGGCGCTGGATGGAGATGGGCGTCTATAGCGAGGAGGATGACCTCATCCGCGCCCCGCCCTTCGAGGAGCGGGACCTGCGGCTGGGTTGGCTCTGGAAGTCGATTCCGCCTCCGGGCTAA